Proteins encoded within one genomic window of Nitrospina gracilis 3/211:
- a CDS encoding c-type cytochrome, with product MNWTRTSSIVFLFCLWLVACAPQPTKTVPAEYKRGQELFHAVCSNCHGSDALGGHTKAPNLIDAVFVKSEFSDQEIRHTINNGSGKMPSQKGKFTDEEITEIIKYLRYSQKEANLVMDAEAMDEFFDEPLPVEDPIEEDEVEEG from the coding sequence ATGAACTGGACCCGAACTTCGTCAATTGTTTTTTTATTCTGCCTGTGGCTGGTGGCATGTGCCCCCCAGCCCACTAAAACCGTTCCGGCAGAATACAAACGCGGGCAGGAGTTGTTTCATGCTGTTTGTTCCAACTGTCATGGATCCGATGCCCTCGGTGGCCATACCAAAGCCCCCAACCTGATCGATGCAGTGTTTGTCAAAAGCGAGTTTTCCGACCAGGAAATCCGTCACACTATCAACAACGGTTCCGGCAAAATGCCTTCACAGAAAGGCAAGTTCACAGATGAAGAAATCACCGAAATCATCAAGTACCTGCGTTACAGCCAGAAGGAAGCCAACCTGGTGATGGATGCGGAAGCGATGGATGAGTTTTTTGACGAGCCTTTACCGGTTGAGGATCCAATCGAGGAAGATGAAGTGGAGGAAGGGTGA
- a CDS encoding TonB-dependent receptor plug domain-containing protein: MKKLLFITGISLCVPFVFGHAIAEEKDKQLEILDAIEIHATRSQIKPENQTASYTVITREEIKKKKHMQVKDIIQEQLGVNVVQTGPLGSSTTLFMRGANSQSTLVMIDGVQVKTNSTGSFSFAHLQMDNIERIEILRGPQSTLWGADAVGGVINIVTRKGKGKPTHTLSFEGGSFETFKETLTSSGSHESFDYSLSASNTDSEGFSAFNERRGGTENDRYSNRTFSTRLGYNFLKDGRVEFIGRYIRARSHFDGFNPLTFTFSDTLPHHINNDTVYGALPLQKALTENWDLKITPSVFVDELDTIDPTFGDSFIINRTYTVDVQNNVYINKNISTVFGFEHQATNASNASQGIALQNENQGYYLQFQFNHDNRFLLNAGVREDINTRFANKFTYKIEAAYRFLETNTRLRGGFATGFRAPSVNEILFPFFGNPNIQPEETESFEIGVEQALLADRVSVAVTYFNMDLKNQIQPNPATFIAENIGRARSQGIETSVLWQVMDDIDVNAAYTWNQAVDSSTGALLVRRPRHTASATLHHTWRNLLDWLVTVQYRSAMVSGTGRVGGRAIVRAALGYQLTKQLKLTARGENLLNKQYEESLFFGTAGISGYAGFEYSFH, translated from the coding sequence ATGAAGAAGCTTTTATTCATAACAGGTATCTCCCTATGTGTGCCCTTCGTTTTCGGTCACGCGATCGCCGAAGAAAAGGATAAGCAACTGGAAATACTGGACGCGATCGAAATCCACGCCACCCGTTCGCAGATCAAACCGGAAAACCAGACCGCGTCCTACACGGTGATCACCCGCGAAGAAATTAAAAAGAAAAAACACATGCAGGTAAAAGATATCATTCAGGAACAACTGGGAGTCAACGTCGTACAGACGGGACCGCTGGGCAGTTCCACCACCCTGTTCATGCGCGGAGCCAATTCTCAATCGACACTGGTGATGATCGACGGCGTTCAGGTGAAGACCAATTCCACCGGCAGTTTCAGTTTTGCTCATTTGCAGATGGACAACATCGAGCGAATTGAAATTCTGCGTGGTCCCCAAAGCACGCTGTGGGGCGCCGATGCGGTAGGGGGCGTCATCAACATCGTCACCCGCAAAGGAAAGGGCAAACCCACGCACACACTGTCATTCGAGGGCGGAAGTTTTGAAACGTTCAAGGAAACCCTCACCAGTTCGGGTTCACATGAAAGCTTCGATTACTCTCTGAGCGCGTCGAACACCGACAGCGAAGGCTTTTCCGCATTCAACGAACGGCGCGGGGGCACGGAAAACGACCGTTATTCAAATCGCACTTTCTCCACCCGCCTCGGTTACAACTTTCTTAAAGACGGACGGGTGGAGTTCATTGGACGCTACATCCGCGCGCGCAGCCACTTTGACGGATTCAATCCCCTCACCTTCACCTTCTCCGACACCCTGCCGCATCACATAAACAACGACACCGTTTACGGCGCGTTGCCCCTGCAAAAAGCCCTCACCGAAAACTGGGATTTGAAAATCACTCCGAGCGTGTTCGTGGACGAATTGGACACTATAGATCCCACCTTTGGCGATTCGTTCATCATCAACAGGACCTACACGGTGGACGTGCAGAACAATGTATATATTAATAAGAACATTTCGACCGTTTTCGGATTCGAGCACCAGGCCACCAACGCCTCCAACGCCAGCCAGGGCATCGCCCTGCAAAACGAAAACCAGGGCTATTACCTTCAGTTCCAATTCAATCACGACAATCGGTTTTTGCTTAACGCCGGCGTGCGGGAAGACATCAACACCCGTTTCGCCAACAAGTTCACCTACAAGATCGAGGCGGCCTACCGCTTTTTGGAGACCAATACCCGTCTGCGCGGTGGTTTTGCCACCGGCTTCCGCGCCCCGTCCGTCAATGAAATCCTGTTTCCATTTTTTGGAAATCCCAACATCCAGCCGGAAGAAACGGAAAGTTTTGAGATCGGAGTGGAGCAGGCCCTGCTGGCCGACCGCGTATCCGTGGCCGTCACGTATTTCAATATGGATCTGAAAAACCAGATCCAGCCCAATCCGGCGACGTTCATCGCCGAGAACATCGGCCGCGCGCGGTCGCAGGGCATCGAAACAAGCGTTCTCTGGCAGGTGATGGATGACATCGATGTGAACGCCGCCTACACGTGGAATCAGGCGGTAGACTCCAGTACCGGCGCGCTTCTTGTAAGGCGGCCGCGCCATACGGCCTCCGCCACCCTGCACCACACCTGGCGCAACCTGCTCGACTGGCTGGTGACGGTGCAGTACCGGAGCGCGATGGTTTCCGGCACCGGACGCGTCGGAGGACGCGCCATCGTGCGCGCAGCATTGGGATACCAGTTGACGAAACAGCTCAAACTGACTGCGCGCGGAGAAAATCTGCTCAACAAACAATACGAGGAGTCGCTGTTCTTTGGAACAGCTGGAATTTCCGGTTACGCCGGATTCGAATATTCCTTTCACTGA
- a CDS encoding cobyric acid synthase codes for MTAKTLMVQGTGSGVGKSVITAALCRWFYRKGFKVAPFKAQNMSLNAYVCEDGGEIGRAQAFQAEACGIAPTVQMNPVLLKPAGDNLSQVILMGRPAHTRNARDYYQGKPAYLDQVKQALGDLRREYDLVILEGAGSPAEINLREMDFVNMAMAKEADAKVLLVGDIDRGGVFAWMKGTYDLLSENEQDRVAGFLINKFRGDVALLKPGLKQFEDLVGKPVLGVIPFDHNLFVDEEDSLPFGTHGEMKTDAGLLDVAILRVPRIANFTDFSPLMEDPAVAVRYVWTEAQLGSPDLIVLPGTKNTLEDMRFLKTQGLDRAVHRCHQEGAVVFGICGGFQMMGQELTDANGIESTVGRIDGLDLLPVITKMQAEKITRQVRCTTHRSPAFDAGLTAWGYEIHNGVSEIAGPCAPLFQNRSEENTDALGVCNKTGTLIGTYLHGILDNDPLRHALLNRVRRHCDIPQVKEPFDYRLFRKRQWDRLAEWLNASIEMKRIEALIEN; via the coding sequence ATGACCGCAAAAACCTTGATGGTGCAGGGAACCGGATCGGGCGTCGGCAAAAGCGTCATCACCGCCGCCCTGTGCCGTTGGTTTTACAGGAAAGGCTTCAAGGTCGCACCATTCAAGGCGCAAAACATGTCGCTCAACGCCTACGTCTGTGAGGACGGTGGCGAGATCGGGCGCGCGCAGGCGTTCCAGGCAGAGGCCTGCGGCATCGCCCCCACGGTCCAGATGAACCCCGTTCTTTTAAAACCGGCGGGCGACAATTTGTCGCAGGTCATCCTTATGGGCCGCCCCGCGCATACCCGCAACGCCAGGGACTATTACCAGGGCAAACCCGCTTATCTCGATCAGGTCAAACAGGCGTTGGGGGACCTGCGGCGTGAATACGACCTGGTTATCCTCGAAGGGGCCGGATCCCCCGCCGAGATCAACCTGCGCGAGATGGATTTCGTCAACATGGCGATGGCGAAGGAGGCGGATGCGAAGGTGCTGCTGGTGGGGGACATCGATCGCGGCGGCGTCTTCGCCTGGATGAAAGGCACCTACGACCTGCTGAGTGAAAACGAGCAGGACCGCGTCGCCGGGTTTCTCATCAACAAGTTTCGCGGCGACGTCGCGCTCCTCAAGCCCGGCCTCAAACAATTTGAAGACCTGGTCGGCAAACCCGTGTTAGGGGTGATTCCATTCGACCACAACCTGTTCGTGGACGAGGAAGACTCCCTGCCCTTTGGAACGCACGGCGAAATGAAAACGGACGCGGGCCTCTTGGACGTCGCCATCCTGCGCGTGCCGCGCATTGCCAACTTCACCGACTTTTCGCCGCTGATGGAAGACCCGGCGGTGGCGGTGCGCTATGTATGGACCGAGGCGCAGTTGGGATCGCCGGACCTCATCGTCCTCCCCGGTACCAAGAACACGCTGGAGGACATGCGGTTTTTGAAAACACAGGGACTCGACCGCGCCGTTCATCGTTGCCATCAAGAAGGAGCCGTGGTGTTCGGTATCTGTGGCGGATTCCAGATGATGGGGCAGGAACTCACCGATGCCAATGGCATTGAAAGCACGGTCGGAAGAATAGACGGACTGGACCTTTTGCCTGTCATCACAAAGATGCAGGCGGAAAAAATAACACGGCAGGTGCGGTGCACCACCCACCGCTCACCAGCGTTCGACGCCGGCCTGACGGCGTGGGGATACGAAATCCATAACGGCGTCTCGGAGATTGCCGGTCCCTGCGCCCCATTGTTCCAAAATAGAAGTGAAGAAAATACGGATGCACTGGGGGTTTGCAACAAAACGGGCACCCTGATCGGCACCTACCTGCACGGCATTCTGGACAACGATCCCCTGCGCCACGCGCTGTTGAACCGTGTCCGCCGTCACTGCGACATTCCACAAGTCAAAGAACCGTTTGATTACCGGCTGTTCCGCAAACGGCAATGGGACCGGCTGGCAGAATGGCTGAACGCTTCTATAGAAATGAAACGCATTGAAGCGTTGATTGAAAACTGA
- a CDS encoding alpha/beta hydrolase, giving the protein MNMQYQNQTWLGKKVIIGQTEIDSAKPVNVLIGFHGAESTPENMLIHGNRLQLNNIVAIYPEGPVDAGNGVWSWWLDGPRQKEAVQQFLDFTTGMVDETHRFMKEQNVANGFHTCLWGFSQGGAASLVYALMGKHPVHKVASICGFLPELPEITTKNVAAQILGIFGANDDVVPSFLAEHALDEMQSHGHTLTIKETPQGHEVSAENIQDLIKFLEV; this is encoded by the coding sequence ATGAACATGCAATATCAGAACCAGACCTGGCTGGGAAAGAAAGTCATTATCGGGCAGACGGAAATCGATTCAGCCAAACCGGTGAATGTGCTCATTGGGTTTCACGGGGCGGAATCGACACCGGAGAACATGCTGATCCACGGCAACCGGCTGCAACTGAACAACATCGTCGCCATTTATCCGGAAGGTCCGGTGGATGCGGGCAACGGCGTGTGGAGCTGGTGGCTGGACGGTCCCCGGCAAAAGGAAGCGGTCCAGCAGTTTCTCGACTTCACCACCGGAATGGTGGACGAAACCCACCGCTTCATGAAGGAACAGAATGTCGCCAACGGATTCCACACCTGCCTGTGGGGATTTTCCCAGGGCGGCGCGGCGTCTTTGGTGTACGCACTGATGGGCAAACATCCGGTGCACAAGGTGGCGTCCATCTGCGGCTTCCTGCCGGAGTTGCCGGAGATCACCACCAAAAACGTCGCGGCGCAGATTCTCGGCATCTTCGGTGCCAACGACGATGTGGTGCCCTCTTTCCTGGCCGAGCACGCACTGGATGAAATGCAGAGCCACGGCCATACCCTGACAATCAAAGAAACCCCGCAGGGGCACGAAGTGAGCGCGGAAAACATCCAGGATTTGATCAAGTTCCTCGAGGTCTGA
- a CDS encoding FecCD family ABC transporter permease — protein MLTHTHGLTPRRYVQVVTAFFLLFLLVLGIAPLIGPTSVNLMKALSSDIPFAENVDANILFVARFPRILLGALTGGALAISGAVLQALLRNDLAAPFTLGISSGASLGAVIAIALNLNFMFLGFSSVPIAAFLGALGAMLLVFSLVKTRHGDFPTGVLLLAGVTANFFFASLVMFIHYLSDFTQSFQIVRWMMGGLDITSYETVWSILPLVLIGFCGLLYIARDLNLISAGVHSAQSRGVDVKRTQKLAFVLASLTTGTVVATSGPIGFVGLIVPHMVRLVIGPDLRLLIPASFFFGASFLILCDSFGRTFIAPVEIPVGVITALLGGPFFVWLLKRQR, from the coding sequence ATGCTGACCCACACGCATGGACTCACACCCCGCCGCTACGTGCAGGTGGTCACCGCGTTCTTCCTGCTCTTTCTCCTGGTACTGGGAATCGCCCCGTTGATTGGTCCCACCAGCGTCAACCTGATGAAAGCGTTGTCCAGCGACATCCCGTTCGCGGAGAACGTGGATGCGAATATTTTATTCGTCGCACGCTTTCCCCGTATTTTGCTGGGCGCGCTCACCGGCGGTGCGCTCGCCATCTCCGGCGCGGTTTTGCAGGCGTTGTTGCGCAACGATCTCGCCGCGCCGTTCACGCTGGGAATTTCCAGCGGTGCATCGCTGGGCGCGGTCATCGCCATCGCACTCAACCTCAATTTCATGTTCCTCGGATTTTCTTCAGTGCCCATCGCCGCCTTCCTCGGTGCGCTCGGGGCAATGCTGTTGGTGTTCAGTCTGGTTAAGACCAGGCACGGCGATTTTCCAACAGGTGTTCTTCTTCTCGCCGGGGTGACGGCGAATTTCTTCTTCGCATCGCTCGTCATGTTCATTCATTACCTGTCCGATTTCACGCAGTCGTTCCAGATCGTGCGCTGGATGATGGGCGGACTCGACATCACCAGCTACGAAACCGTGTGGTCTATTCTGCCACTGGTGCTGATCGGGTTTTGCGGGCTGCTCTACATCGCGCGCGATCTCAACCTCATCAGCGCCGGCGTCCACTCGGCGCAGAGCCGCGGCGTGGATGTGAAACGCACGCAAAAACTGGCCTTCGTACTGGCGTCTCTCACTACGGGAACGGTGGTGGCGACCAGCGGACCCATCGGTTTTGTCGGGCTCATCGTACCGCACATGGTGCGGCTGGTGATCGGGCCGGACCTGCGCCTCCTGATTCCCGCGTCGTTTTTCTTTGGCGCGAGTTTTCTGATTCTTTGCGATTCATTCGGGCGAACCTTCATCGCGCCGGTGGAAATTCCCGTCGGCGTCATCACGGCGCTTCTCGGGGGACCATTCTTCGTGTGGCTGTTGAAACGGCAGAGGTGA
- a CDS encoding ABC transporter substrate-binding protein gives MTARPAINRFPKPSLYSKPATFGSYFRSVCAALCLLALLAVPLSSWAVEPGNAPQRIISMSPSITEFLFELGVGDRVVGVTNFCKYPPEACARTKIGSLLHPSIERWITLNPDLVIHQATSHTLKNNAVNLHIRTLAVEMQTLEQIYESLHKMGKALHIEDRAKELIHRLKSGIDAYRQKLKGHAPKSTLLILGDSNEPGRSLYAVGPSSFLGELLELAGGKNIVTDTIAPYPKINKEYIIQQSPQVIIEAGPAMNMTAEEKAARLKEWRRFSTIRAVSENNIHFISADYILIPGPRLLSILDDFARALHPEVFGPSNETSSTGGQG, from the coding sequence ATGACCGCGCGCCCGGCAATCAATCGCTTTCCCAAGCCATCGTTGTATTCAAAGCCCGCCACGTTCGGAAGCTATTTCCGAAGCGTCTGTGCGGCGTTGTGCCTGCTAGCTCTGCTGGCGGTTCCGCTTTCATCGTGGGCGGTGGAACCCGGTAACGCGCCGCAACGCATCATCTCCATGTCGCCGTCGATCACGGAGTTTCTGTTTGAGCTGGGCGTGGGCGACCGCGTCGTCGGCGTCACCAACTTCTGTAAGTATCCGCCCGAAGCCTGCGCACGCACGAAGATCGGCAGTCTCCTGCATCCCAGCATCGAGCGCTGGATCACGCTGAACCCGGACCTCGTCATCCACCAGGCCACCAGCCATACTCTTAAGAACAACGCGGTGAATCTCCACATCCGCACGCTCGCCGTCGAGATGCAGACCCTCGAACAGATTTACGAATCGTTACACAAAATGGGGAAGGCGCTTCATATCGAAGACCGCGCGAAGGAGTTGATCCACCGCCTGAAATCCGGAATCGACGCATACCGCCAGAAACTGAAAGGACACGCGCCGAAATCCACCTTATTGATACTGGGCGACAGCAACGAGCCGGGACGCAGTCTTTACGCTGTCGGGCCGAGTTCGTTTCTCGGGGAACTGCTGGAGCTGGCGGGTGGAAAAAACATCGTCACCGACACGATTGCGCCCTACCCGAAGATCAATAAGGAGTACATCATCCAGCAATCGCCGCAGGTGATCATCGAGGCTGGACCCGCCATGAACATGACAGCGGAAGAAAAGGCGGCGCGTCTTAAAGAATGGCGGCGCTTTTCCACCATCCGCGCAGTGTCCGAAAATAACATCCATTTCATCAGCGCCGACTACATCCTCATCCCCGGACCGCGCCTGCTCAGCATTCTGGACGACTTCGCCCGTGCCCTGCACCCGGAGGTGTTCGGACCATCAAATGAAACGTCGTCTACGGGAGGACAGGGATGA
- a CDS encoding energy transducer TonB, translating to MEQLEFPVTPDSNIPFTDLKTMFSTNRDIQSKRTFFLALTCSLVLHGLVFWGLTFWPKSQESAVENKTFKVQKVRLVTSSPSGSRTSRQQEILQKELPSFESKEFSFKGVPAKMRSPHFKWKNKTDQMLPLDSVSPSTVNKQPTELLLPHSSKSISIFHVAPQTVTVNTINSVRPRTQARIAFKKEILPKSPINYIPPLPGRPTLAQFHGWEAPAGGRHAEAVQPTHTIAGIKPATKTGQRHFSHEKTTELLDEKSLPTLPTASWTGPETGSKKPLKEPVAEKSFGKAPPSQKMKDAINSENIESGHHPFASKGFTGSLHEEEDLETLKNGFILEIRNRIAKYKFYPRLAKRRGLEGQPVVHFKITRKGGIENLHVALSSGSGILDDAALESVKNGAPFPVIPKALNRDSMTIQLPIAFTLD from the coding sequence TTGGAACAGCTGGAATTTCCGGTTACGCCGGATTCGAATATTCCTTTCACTGATTTGAAGACCATGTTTTCCACCAACAGGGACATTCAATCCAAGCGGACTTTCTTCTTGGCGCTGACATGTTCTCTTGTTTTGCATGGCCTGGTTTTTTGGGGTCTCACTTTCTGGCCAAAATCCCAAGAGAGTGCGGTGGAAAATAAAACCTTTAAAGTCCAGAAGGTCCGGCTTGTGACCTCGTCACCCTCCGGTTCTCGTACCAGTCGCCAACAGGAGATCCTGCAAAAGGAGCTCCCCTCCTTTGAATCAAAAGAGTTTTCCTTCAAAGGAGTTCCCGCAAAAATGCGATCGCCGCATTTCAAATGGAAAAACAAAACAGACCAGATGCTCCCCCTCGATTCAGTCTCTCCCTCGACAGTAAACAAACAGCCGACGGAGCTCTTGCTCCCCCACTCTTCAAAATCCATTTCCATTTTTCATGTGGCTCCCCAAACCGTGACCGTGAACACCATAAATTCCGTTCGGCCCAGGACTCAGGCCCGAATCGCTTTTAAAAAAGAAATCCTTCCCAAGTCTCCAATCAACTACATCCCGCCCTTACCGGGACGGCCCACGCTCGCGCAATTTCACGGTTGGGAAGCTCCTGCGGGAGGCCGTCACGCCGAAGCCGTGCAACCCACTCACACCATTGCCGGCATCAAGCCGGCAACAAAAACCGGGCAAAGGCACTTCTCGCATGAAAAAACCACGGAACTTTTGGATGAAAAATCTCTTCCAACTCTCCCCACAGCCTCATGGACCGGCCCGGAAACGGGATCGAAAAAGCCCCTGAAAGAACCGGTTGCGGAAAAAAGTTTCGGTAAAGCACCTCCTTCCCAAAAAATGAAGGATGCAATTAATTCAGAAAATATCGAATCCGGTCACCACCCATTTGCATCCAAAGGATTCACGGGTTCCCTCCATGAGGAAGAGGATCTGGAAACCCTGAAAAACGGTTTCATCCTGGAAATCCGAAACCGGATCGCAAAATACAAGTTTTATCCCCGTTTGGCCAAGCGGCGGGGGTTGGAAGGGCAACCCGTGGTGCATTTTAAAATCACACGTAAAGGCGGCATTGAAAATCTGCACGTGGCGCTTTCTTCCGGAAGCGGCATACTGGATGATGCCGCACTGGAATCGGTGAAGAACGGTGCACCCTTTCCCGTCATCCCCAAAGCGCTTAACCGCGATTCGATGACGATTCAACTGCCCATCGCATTCACCCTCGATTGA
- a CDS encoding heme ABC transporter ATP-binding protein, translating to MTTAASTTTQPLLRAEGISFAYDKDPVVREVSLDIASGEFVGIIGPNGSGKSTLLKLMAGILEPDSQRVLFRGRDIHSCNRKQLAQSIAWIPQEHHMPFPFKVSEVVMMGRHPYLSAFTFEGESDFEIVRRALEQTQTSMFAERLFNEISGGEKQRVMLASAIAQEPEAMLLDEPTSALDLKYQVELLRILNDLNSKQNVTIAVAMHDLHLASKYCCRLVLLKQGRVIKDGAPEEVLQKDILEEVYEIGVNIYRDEADGSFLISPEGA from the coding sequence ATGACCACCGCCGCTTCCACAACCACACAACCGCTCCTGCGCGCCGAAGGCATTTCGTTCGCCTACGACAAGGACCCCGTGGTGCGGGAGGTGTCGCTGGACATCGCCTCTGGGGAGTTCGTCGGCATCATCGGTCCAAACGGCTCAGGCAAGTCCACCCTGCTCAAACTCATGGCGGGGATTCTGGAACCGGATAGCCAGCGCGTGCTGTTTCGCGGCCGCGACATCCATTCCTGCAACCGCAAGCAACTGGCGCAGTCCATCGCCTGGATTCCGCAGGAGCACCACATGCCCTTTCCGTTCAAAGTGAGCGAGGTGGTGATGATGGGGCGGCATCCGTATCTCTCCGCGTTCACCTTCGAGGGCGAAAGCGATTTCGAGATCGTCCGCCGCGCTTTGGAACAGACGCAGACTTCGATGTTCGCCGAGCGCCTGTTTAACGAAATCAGCGGCGGTGAAAAACAGCGCGTCATGCTGGCCAGCGCCATCGCGCAGGAACCGGAAGCGATGTTGCTGGACGAACCGACCTCCGCACTCGACCTCAAATACCAAGTGGAATTGTTGCGGATTCTGAACGACCTCAACAGCAAACAGAATGTCACCATCGCCGTGGCCATGCACGACCTGCACCTCGCCTCAAAATACTGCTGCCGCCTTGTATTGCTGAAACAGGGGCGAGTGATCAAAGACGGCGCACCAGAGGAAGTTTTACAAAAGGACATCCTGGAGGAGGTGTACGAGATCGGCGTCAACATTTATCGCGACGAGGCCGACGGCAGTTTCCTGATTTCTCCGGAGGGCGCGTGA
- a CDS encoding CCA tRNA nucleotidyltransferase produces the protein MSKDYQNQLENLLRLSRELGRPLYVVGGTLRDRFMGKACADFDFACNEAPEVSKRFAKAHSLTLVPLDSTPGRETHRVVIARDVYFDFTTLQGKTLEDDLAHRDFTINAMGQPLEDLIAGKDTLVDPFGGVEDIASRTVRALPGPVFEDDPLRLLRAYRFANTLGFDIDEETSRRIAETRGRIRTVAAERLSHELLILLGTPNSHLDRLVETGLLSALIPELALHFDDGPADSLTDNGAEALRILDRLEILLVETEKISPKHRTRFREYIDVPPRRALLKLAVLLRPLEDAPDQHLTGTRIRNDSLPVRIMKDLRLSNDHILFTDRALAVHHNVLEYATNMPATNEEDDLSGIYQLCKQAEDDFFSGAILATAVKMEVGDDLQPFLLALNRLVEFYLNTYRPAQANPTLLNGRTLTRKFQLSPSPAYKTILDRVEEARVLGRIATRRQAEALAADLIQQLKLKRET, from the coding sequence ATGTCGAAAGATTACCAAAACCAGCTTGAAAACCTGTTGCGTCTCAGCCGCGAGTTGGGTCGCCCGCTTTACGTGGTGGGCGGCACCCTGCGCGACCGATTTATGGGCAAGGCCTGCGCCGATTTCGATTTCGCCTGCAACGAAGCGCCGGAGGTGTCCAAGCGCTTTGCGAAAGCACATTCACTCACCCTGGTGCCTCTGGACTCCACGCCGGGACGCGAAACCCACCGCGTGGTGATCGCGCGCGACGTGTATTTCGATTTCACCACCCTGCAGGGCAAAACGCTGGAAGACGACCTGGCGCACCGCGACTTCACCATCAATGCGATGGGTCAGCCGCTGGAAGATTTGATCGCCGGAAAAGACACGTTGGTCGATCCCTTTGGCGGGGTTGAGGACATCGCAAGCCGCACCGTACGCGCCCTGCCCGGCCCGGTGTTCGAAGACGATCCCCTGCGCCTGCTTCGCGCTTACCGTTTCGCCAACACGCTGGGTTTCGACATCGACGAAGAAACCTCGCGGCGCATAGCCGAAACCCGCGGACGCATCCGCACCGTCGCCGCCGAACGCCTGTCCCACGAACTGTTGATCCTGCTCGGCACTCCCAACTCGCACCTCGATCGCCTGGTGGAGACGGGTCTCCTGTCCGCGCTCATCCCGGAACTAGCCCTGCATTTCGACGACGGCCCTGCGGATTCTTTAACGGACAACGGGGCTGAGGCCCTTCGCATCCTGGACCGGTTGGAAATCCTGCTTGTGGAAACCGAAAAGATTTCGCCGAAGCACCGCACCCGGTTCCGCGAATACATCGACGTACCACCTCGACGCGCCCTGCTCAAGCTCGCGGTGCTGTTGCGTCCTTTGGAGGATGCCCCCGATCAGCATTTAACCGGGACAAGAATCCGCAACGATTCTCTCCCCGTTCGTATCATGAAAGACCTGCGGCTCAGCAACGACCACATTCTTTTCACCGACCGGGCCCTGGCTGTGCACCACAACGTTTTGGAATACGCGACCAACATGCCCGCGACCAACGAGGAAGACGACCTATCCGGAATCTACCAGTTATGCAAACAGGCGGAAGACGATTTCTTTTCGGGAGCCATTCTGGCAACGGCTGTTAAGATGGAGGTCGGCGACGACCTGCAACCGTTCCTGCTGGCCCTCAACCGGCTCGTGGAGTTTTACCTGAACACTTACCGGCCGGCACAGGCAAACCCGACGCTGTTGAACGGGAGAACGCTGACACGCAAATTCCAGCTGTCACCGTCTCCCGCATACAAAACCATACTCGACCGCGTGGAGGAAGCCCGTGTTCTGGGGCGCATTGCCACGCGCAGGCAGGCCGAGGCGCTGGCCGCCGATCTCATCCAACAACTCAAACTCAAGCGGGAAACATGA